A section of the Acidobacteriota bacterium genome encodes:
- a CDS encoding haloacid dehalogenase type II, translating into MSLDFSQFDVLTFDCYGTLIDWETGILGALRPLLAKHGKELSDDELLGLYGEVEARIEAGPYLRYREVLRQVVRGMGERIGFAATEAEMDSLPESLGAWPPFPDTVAALRRLKSRYRLAIISNTDDDLFAQTAKLLEGAEGVPFDAVITAQQAGSYKPSLNNFRVALERLGVGKEKVLHVAQSRHHDIAPAREMGIKSVLVTRRGRGAVLANDAQPDLEVPDLKALADRAGV; encoded by the coding sequence ATGTCCCTCGACTTCTCCCAATTCGATGTGCTGACCTTCGATTGCTACGGCACGTTGATCGACTGGGAGACGGGTATCCTGGGCGCGTTGCGTCCACTGCTCGCGAAGCACGGCAAGGAGCTCTCCGACGATGAGTTGCTCGGACTCTATGGTGAGGTCGAGGCGCGGATCGAAGCGGGACCGTATCTGCGCTACCGCGAAGTGTTGCGCCAGGTCGTCCGCGGGATGGGCGAGCGGATAGGGTTCGCTGCCACGGAAGCGGAGATGGATTCCCTGCCTGAGTCGCTCGGCGCGTGGCCTCCATTCCCCGACACGGTCGCGGCGCTCCGCCGGCTGAAATCGCGCTACCGCCTGGCCATCATCTCGAACACCGACGACGATCTCTTCGCCCAGACGGCGAAGCTGCTCGAGGGTGCAGAGGGTGTCCCCTTCGATGCGGTGATCACCGCCCAGCAGGCGGGCAGCTACAAGCCGTCGCTGAACAATTTCCGCGTGGCGCTGGAGCGGCTGGGCGTGGGGAAAGAGAAAGTGCTGCACGTGGCACAGAGCCGGCACCACGACATCGCGCCGGCACGCGAGATGGGGATCAAGAGTGTGCTCGTCACACGCCGTGGACGCGGCGCGGTGTTGGCCAATGATGCGCAGCCTGACTTGGAAGTCCCTGATTTAAAGGCGCTGGCCGACCGCGCCGGAGTGTAG